A window of Cryptomeria japonica chromosome 3, Sugi_1.0, whole genome shotgun sequence contains these coding sequences:
- the LOC131855961 gene encoding uncharacterized protein LOC131855961, producing the protein MDDASSNPPMVELESQSTKPTEYNKAKREFEKKLWKLVTIIGDYSRGNYGRSRQWKCLHCKTNKSSSIQRVRYHLLGVESLKPTEEQSKDSHPGMPPFSSSSTSVHESQIGRMFDAIDRKNVDAAIGRLFFGCGMPFNIARSPLWKEAMRMVNNAPKGYVPPSYEKLRTIVLDDEKKHIEERLTDVRDSWSYTGVSIVSDGWTDIARRPLINILVCSPKGIMFMKSHDTSGHVKDTTYIAGLFREAIEQVGRNNVVQIITDNAANNALAGDRITNEFPNIFWTPCVVHCMNLLLKDLHNSLPWISEVVSNVKKIQHFIVNHSMSHAIYRKHASLQLLRCAETRFASNFIMVDRIVKVKQALRQMVVSTEWERWRDRPSTNSQACDEIFDLIIGSGSILFWQRVGDLLILCWPLIEVLRLFDNDKPCMGDVFEKLDQMREKLKNIFIVGAPSFDQETHDIVWNCSLDRWRMLHRPLHSVGFLLNPKWFHKKPWLDDEVSTGWKAYLGRVYPNREDRTKIKDQLSKYIDGVDNFSHKDVPFDRLNMEPKAFWENYRTKTPELRNTAIRVLSQVSSSSTCERNWSEYSFIHSVKRNRLGSKMAEDLVYIHSNLRLLSRASTDYKSGPHRMWDYGGLMDDGNDELPIEVLEDNVEESLLAAGMEIGEASGSIP; encoded by the exons ATGGATGATGCTTCTTCAAATCCTCCCATGGTCGAATTAGAGAGTCAATCCACAAAACCCACAGAATATAACAAAGCAAAaagggaatttgagaaaaagttgtggAAGCTTGTCACAATAATTGGGGATTATTCAAGAGGAAATTATGGCAGAAGTAGGCAATGGAAGTGCCTACATTGCAAGACAAACAAGTCTAGTTCAATCCAACGAGTTCGGTATCATTTGTTAGGAGTTG AGTCTTTAAAACCTACTGAGGAACAATCAAAAGATTCTCACCCAGGGATGCCACCATTTTCATCTTCTTCTACCTCCGTTCATGAATCTCAAATTGGAAGAATGTTTGATGCCATTGACAGAAAGAATGTAGATGCTGCTATTGGGAGACTTTTCTTCGGTTGTGGAATGCCATTCAACATAGCTAGGTCTCCTTTATGGAAAGAGGCTATGAGGATGGTTAATAATGCGCCTAAAGGGTATGTGCCTCCAAGCTATGAAAAACTTCGCACTATTGTTTTAGATGATGAGAAGAAACACATTGAAGAAAGGCTAACAGATGTTAGAGATAGTTGGTCATATACAGGTGTTTCTATAGTTTCAGATGGTTGGACTGACATTGCACGTAGACCATTGATTAATATTCTTGTTTGTTCACCTAAGGGTATAATGTTTATGAAATCGCATGATACTTCAGGTCATGTGAAAGATACAACATATATTGCAGGTCTTTTCCGTGAAGCAATTGAGCAGGTAGGGAGAAACAATGTTGTTCAAATTATCACTGATAATGCTGCAAACAATGCCTTGGCAGGAGACAGGATCACAAATGAATTTCCAAACATTTTTTGGACCCCATGTGTTGTTCATTGCATGAACTTGCTTCTTAAAGATCTGCATAATAGCCTTCCTTGGATTAGTGAGGTAGTTTCAAATGTAAAAAAAATACAACATTTTATTGTAAATCATTCTATGTCACATGCTATATATAGAAAACATGCTTCTTTGCAGCTACTTAGATGTGCAGAAACACGATTTGCTTCCAATTTTATCATGGTTGATAGAATTGTGAAGGTAAAACAAGCATTAAGGCAAATGGTGGTGTCCACTGAatgggagagatggagagatagaccAAGTACCAATAGTCAAGCATGTGATGAAATTTTTGATCTCATAATTGGTAGTGGGTCAATTTTATTTTGGCAACGAGTAGGTGATCTTCTTATACTTTGTTGGCCTCTTATTGAAGTTCTTCGTCTTTTTGATAATGATAAACCATGCATGGGAGATGTGTTTGAGAAGCTAGATCAAATGAGAGAGAagctaaaaaatatatttattgttgGGGCACCATCATTTGATCAAGAGACACATGATATTGTTTGGAATTGTAGTTTAGATAGATGGAGGATGCTTCATAGGCCTCTTCATTCAGTTGGATTTTTACTTAATCCAAAATGGTTTCACAAAAAACCATGGTTGGATGATGAAGTTTCGACAGGATGGAAAGCCTATCTAGGTAGAGTTTATCCAAATAGAGAGGACCGCACTAAAATCAAGGATCAATTGTCAAAATATATTGACGGAGTTGATAATTTTTCCCATAAAGATGTTCCATTTGATCGATTGAATATGGAACCCAAAGCCTTTTGGGAGAATTATCGAACAAAAACACCAGAACTCAGAAATACTGCAATTCGTGTGTTATCTCAG GTCTCTAGTTCTTCTACATGTGAAAGAAATTGGAGTGAGTATTCCTTCATCCATTCTGTGAAGCGTAACAGGCTAGGTAGCAAAATGGCAGAGGATCTTGTGTATATACATTCAAATCTTCGTCTTTTATCTCGTGCTTCTACTGATTATAAGTCAGGGCCTCATAGGATGTGGGACTATGGTGGCTTGATGGATGATGGAAATGATGAATTGCCAATAGAAGTACTTGAAGATAATGTAGAGGAGAGTTTACTTGCA